The Ipomoea triloba cultivar NCNSP0323 chromosome 14, ASM357664v1 region NNNNNNNNNNNNNNNNNNNNNNNNNNNNNNNNNNNNNNNNNNNNNNNNNNNNNNNNNNNNNNNNNNNNNNNNNNNNNNNNNNNNNNNNNNNNNNNNNNNNNNNNNNNNNNNNNNNNNNNNNNNNNNNNNNNNNNNNNNNNNNNNNNNNNNNNNNNNNNNNNNNNNNNNNNNNNNNNNNNNNNNNNNNNNNNNNNNNNNNNNNNNNNNNNNNNNNNNNNNNNNNNNNNNNNNNNNNNNNNNNNNNNNNNNNNNNNNNNNNNNNNNNNNNNNNNNNNNNNNNNNNNNNNNNNNNNNNNNNNNNNNNNNNNNNNNNNNNNNNNNNNNNNNNNNNNNNNNNNNNNNNNNNNNNNNNNNNNNNNNNNNNNNNNNNNNNNNNNNNNNNNNNNNNNNNNNNNNNNNNNNNNNNNNNNNNNNNNNNNNNNNNNNNNNNNNNNNNNNNNNNNNNNNNNNNNNNNNNNNNNNNNNNNNNNNNNNNNNNNNNNNNNNNNNNNNNNNNNNNNNNNNNNNNNNNNNNNNNNNNNNNNNNNNNNNNNNNNNNNNNNNNNNNNNNNNNNNNNNNNNNNNNNNNNNNNNNNNNNNNNNNNNNNNNNNNNNNNNNNNNNNNNNNNNNNNNNNNNNNNNNNNNNNNNNNNNNNNNNNNNNNNNNNNNNNNNNNNNNNNNNNNNNNNNNNNNNNNNNNNNNNNNNNNNNNNNNNNNNNNNNNNNNNNNNNNNNNNNNNNNNNNNNNNNNgcccccacccccacccccaccttAAATCTATCCTAACATGGCTTATAACAATTGGATTTTATGAATTTGGACCCCACTAACTTATTACTCCATCTGTcacattttatctgtcatacttactattcattggttaaatcgattctttcttctttgtttttttttttaaatattttttgcttatttttaaatttgatattttgtgtttaatagtactttttgtgtaatttctaattatataaattttgtatactaataataaacttaatgtCATGAAAAAGGATTagaaataactttagtcaagtttcgttaaccgaaccagacacataaaatgggacgagAGAAGTATCAAATACTAAATCATCAAATAAAAATGTGTCATGTCAAGGGGAGATTAGGAGGGACGGGTAGCAATACTTATACATAGTGAAATATTTTGGGGACAAAAATACATAGTGAAACCTTATTAGAGTTGAGTGCAAGTTAGTGAAGTATTCGGACCACTTAAAAAATTCTCTCTCACACTTACTTTATTTATTGTGTTTATTTTACAGTTCATTTTTGCTCACACACAACTGATTGTCTGACAAGACCAACTAATCACACTCAAACAAAACGTTTGTGTCTTCAAAACTTCGCTACTTACCTTAAACTATTTCGAGTGCACTTATAAGCTAACCATCTTATTACACTATTGGCAGAAATGagagtttttaaaaaatcaatgaaagtTTATTCAACCCCCCTCTCCCACCCCTTCTAGACTTTCATCTCTATCTATTAACCATTTTTGGGACCAACATATCAGCCTACGATGCACAACTCACAACCCTGGGTTGCACAATCAGAACAACTGAATGAACAATAGTACGTACTATCCagaatatgtacatatacaccaACAtcaaaatatagacaatattatACTCAAAAGACTTGcggaaaaaaaatacatcactTTCTATGGATGAATACTCGATCGATGATGAAGAAATAGCAGCTCCAGTTCACAACAATGATGATCcaagaaaatatgaaacaaaTTTGGTCACATCTTCAGTAGTTACAAgagaaaaaaacacacacacaacttcccacttaaaaaaataaaaatcaatatgtattattttatgaaACCAAATCTAAattattcacaaaaaaaaaaaaaaaaaaaaNacaaaaaaaaaaaaaaaaaacacacacacacacacaaaattaacTCACAAATTCTCACTTAAGGTCTCATATAaatggaattatatatatatatacagacacgcttaattattacaaaaccccttataattatcaaagtcacataaaccaaaaataaaagaatttaaaaaaaaagtagaagagaaaatgtaaatataaataaatgcaaTGAATTAATTGTTTAGTGGAATGAGTTGACATGACCCTGAGCaggaaaaattgaaatattctTCACAGCACAATCAGCTCTATATTGTCAATCAAACTGATCATATTTTTCTGACATGCATCATAATAATACATCTTTTCCATTTCCCCACTTCCACTTCGGTTTTTGAGTACCTTACCTGCCCTTTCATTGTCTTCCCCTCTAAATTCTatccattttatatttttttcattaaccTTATTACTTCATTTTTGCTGTGAATATTTAGATCCTTTTTACATCAAATCCATTCCATTCCTTTGCTTCATTCTCCATCCATACCCCACCATAAAGATCACAACCTTCCAAGAGTTTCAGCATTATATTGttattgaatataattttctttattctcTGTTAtctcttttttatatataaaacttagGTCAAACTTATTCATAAGTTGGGTTTTATAGTGTAGTTATGATATGAGTTCGTTCAAAGCCTCACCATATAGATCATGGAATGAGCTTGCGAACAAATTAAAGGCGATAACATGATTTCACACATGTAGTCTTGCATATAAGTGTTAGGCTGAAGCCTGAAAAGTTAGATTCAGCATCTTCTGTAGAAACGTGATATTAACTATTacacaaatataaagaaataaaattgagtCTTCACTAATAGTGATAGTTTTTGACATAGTTATATTTGACAAGTATTCGAAAAAGTGGTCGAATTATTAGATGCAGAAGTTAAAAATATATTCGTGGTTTAATTTTTGTGAAATAGTTAGGATTTCAATTCATATTATTACTTTTCCCATTCAAAAAATGCAAAGATTGTGGAACTTTCTCTTTAAACCAAGTAATCAACCCAAAGTCTTAAAGCGATTCTAGAACGTTAACCAATCATAGAATTGTTGTCGGCTTAGGATAGATTTGCTCAAAAGTATACTTAAAAAATGAAGCAATGAATAAAGTCATTTAACTCTTACTTCCAATCCATTCCCCTTTCAATTGCTTCTTCCTAACACTAACACCACCACCTAAGTAACAactaataaacaaaataaataaataaataaataaataaaaatcttgaAGATGCATAATATTCATGTCTATCAACACTTATCACTAAGGAAAAAAGACATAACTAACCTCCATAAACATTCCAGTTGGATACAGGgatgaagtttgggaagaaagaccaTGAATTGAatcctctcaaagtgagggacACCCGTCGGGTCAGGGTTGGGAATTTTCGATTATAGGACACTGGACTTAGTCATTTAACCTACCACCCAATACATGATATTTTTTGTCAGATAAGTGCTGACCACTACGCAAAGTTATTTCATAGTAGTAAGCAGTATGTTTCGATAACATGATAATAAATTCAACCCTTTAAGCCAAGTGCTGACCACTACGCAAAGTTATTTCATAGTAGTAAGCAGTATGTTTCGATAACATGATAATAAATTCAACCCTTTAAGCCGTTGCCTAACACCATAATACTTTCCAAACTTTTCATGTTTTACAAAACCGCTAAAAGCTAGTCaattatacataaaaaaaaatatgataaaaaaTTAGTGGAAAATTATGGATGAAGAGTACATACCCAAGCAAGCACCAAATAAAACAAGAAGCAATGTGGTATCTATCGTATATATCAAATGCTTCCAGCTTTTATCATGGAATTGTCTTTTCACATGTTCGTTAGTATATTATTGTCCTCACTATAAATATccatccaccaccaccaccttgTACACAAAACTTTATACACTGCAATTCAATACAAAGGTTGTTTGTCTGTCTCTTATGATTTTTTCTACCATTTTCACAATACCCATCAAGCTCTCTTAGCTTGTGTTAATAGCTATGGGGTGAATTAAGGTTTTAGGGAAATTAAAAGGAtgttttttcattaaaaaagaagaaaaattaaaattgttttgtCTGTTTTCAATTATGTGGATCTGACTAGACCTGCCTAAAATTTCAAGATTTCACTGTTTGAATTCATAGTTTGAAACTTGCATCTTCTGATCTCGTAATGAGGACCTCAAAAGCAAAAGGTGTTCACATATATTGTCTCCCATCCCAATTCCATCATCCATTATCTCAGGGTTGAAATGACACCACCAATATTCTCATCCATTTTCATTAttcaaaaaggaaaagaattgatgaagaagatgaagattaagaagaagaacaaacaaACCCTTGACAGAAGAGGGAATAATGCATGTTTggatatgattttttttctttcttttttgttgttttgacaTGCCCAGAAGAAACTTTGAGTCTCTCATGCAATAAAGCTGTAAGGGTCAGACAAAAGATTTTGCAGAAATCTGCCACTCTACAGATAACAACATAATTACAACAAGAAATTGCCTGGTTTCATTAGTATTCATCAATTCCAGTCTATTTAATTGGTCTTAATTAGcaaatgtttcaatttttagttttaagGTAACCCTTTATTCCCTGGACTTAAAACCGAGACCTCTAATTAATATAAGAAAGAACCCTAACCGGCAGAAGATCGACCACAAGAGTAAATCAAcctaaattgtttataattgagCGACTCGATCAAACTATTAATAGGCCATGCCAACTAGAGTCAGACTTGTAACATTATGATTACAGATCGAAGTAAATCCAATGGGATGGTGACAAGAAATTAGGTGTcaagaaaaaaattgatgaacatAACACAACAAGTAACTGTGGATAAAAGGAAACCAaataaagaattgaagaaattaaattaagaaaCAGTGAGGATGAGTTCAAGTACATCTACTCCAACCATTTTTCAAACAGTACAAGAAACAAACAGTACTATATCTCCCAATACTAAGGTGTTGGGTACTCCCACATCCCACTCATCTTAACTTCTTGGTAGTGACAGAACACTTACTATACTGTGCATTAGCTAGGGTGaactgaaataataataataatattattattattattaaatcagCAATTTATCTTAGAGAAATTAAACTTGgaccaacaaattaaatgttttgAGTGCACTTTTACAATGTATGAAACTCGAAGTTAAAACTTTAGAGTGAATTTTAAATGACAACTTAATCGCATGAATGTTGACGGGTTAAAATCCTAACCCTAGTTTATCTGCGGATTAACAGAGATAAAACATGATAGTATTGAGaaaattataatgaataatACTATACCCTTACATGATTAATAAGTAGAGATAATAATGTCTGGGAAGATCTactagtggttttttttttttttgaaataattttttctttctaaagcaAGAAAAGCAAGCTTGATCGGACATGATGATAACATTAATACTACTACGTAGTACACATCAGACACGCGGTGCTTCAcctggcggcggcggcggctgagCCGCCGGCATCTGCGGGGGCCGTTTCCGCTTCTTTTTCTCGTAGCTGATCCCTCGGGCTTTGGACTGCAGATCACGAACCTCCCGGAGATAAAGCCGGACGGCGCGTGCGCCGAACGGATTCGTCTCCGGCGTGCCGCCGTTCTCCTCGTAGGCGGCGCGTAGGCGGCCGATGAGAGCGTCGAGGCTGCCCCAGGCTTGCCGGAGCGGGCAGGGACAGGGCGCCGGCGGGTTCGGGTGGCCGTAGAAGGGGCAGATTGGGGTGTGCACCTTAGTTTTTCCGAACTGGTCGAGGTATCGCAGGAATTCCAGCACGTGGGCCCCGCTGCACCGGGAAAGCGCCAGCGGCGGCCGGTGGTTCTTCAGGTACTGCCCGAACGTGTTCCAGTCCCGCCGCTTCTGATTCTCGTACCTACTCGACGTCGCCGCCGCCGAGCTCCCTCCGACGGCAACAGCTCCGGAGAAGCCGTGACTGTTATTAGTCTCAGAATTCGAACTCTCAACTTCCTGAAACGaatccataatatatatatatttcccttcCCTTACCGGATTCTGAAAGCTTAAGATCAGTCTAGCCTAAACTGTGAAAACCTAATAAAGGTTCTGGAAGCTTAAGATTGTGAAAACCTAATTAAGGTTCTGAAAGTTTAAGATCAGTCTAGCGTAAACTGTGAAAACCTGATTAAAGATCGAAAAAATCTATGAAGCTTCAATTCCTCGTACTCTTTAGGGTTTCATATgaacccaaaaaaagaaaaaaaggggaaaggaagaagaagaagagagagaagggaGGGGAGGTTTTGACCAGAGAAACAAGAGATCAAAAGGGAAAGGGAGCAAATTGAAGTTGGTGATTGATATATCAGAAGATTTCCATATTTGTTacagagacagagagagagagaaatatgaGTGTTGGGTATGCAGCACATATATATTGGGTAtgatagatgatgatgatgatgagattgATGGGAGAGTGGAATGGGAATGGATCTGTTATTAGTGATGCATTGAATTCTTGGTTTAAGCAATGGCAGGAAATAATGTTGGGAAAGCTAGCTAGGTGGGAGGGGGGTGGGGTGAGGGGTAAAAGAGGGTTTAGTTTCTGAAAATATGTGAAAATCCAATGGGTTTTTCCCAAAACGGGAGAAGCACACACTGCTACACTCTACTCTCCCTCAAGGCTCAAGGGTCAAGTCAAGTCCTTCATTTTCATAGAGAGAAAGTGttggaaaggaaagagaaacAACTGTTTAGGGCTTGGCTTCTGCTGatatgtgtgtgagagagaagAGACACGCACTCAAGTAGctaggaaaatgatttctaccCCTCGAAGTAGGTTAACGCTAGAAAGTCTTAGTACGTATATCTGAATTATATCGAGGGTAATTGTATGAATCTGTCCATTTGGTACTTTAATTTGATCTgtataattatttacaaaatatatatcgCTGTTGAGATACGTTACGTTTTGCAATGATTTCCACTTCTACCAAAATTTAGGACAAATGGTAGCTTTCACGGGGGCTTTAGGACTGGGCATGTAAGGATACTCGAGTTTGGAGTGAAAACCTATGAATTAAGATGATGTATGCATGCTTGTCAAAATCAAGTGCTTATCATACTATactaaaagttataactagtaatgaatgcacaataatattttcttattaaacCAGCTTGGTTGACGTGAGTGTCCGTGCACTCTCGTCCCTTAAGAGAAGCCGTGAGTTCGAATCCATtctcatatgaaaaaaaaaaaaaaaaaaaacaatatggCCAGCACGTTGCCCCTTAACTGGGTCGGCCTGGTGCAAACAAGAATTAATCTGAGTATGGTATATGTTTAAAGGTGTCTCCTACACTTAGGATCTGCTCAGTACTAACATCCAACAACACCGTACTTTGAATTATTTGCACCAAGTGAATAATGATGAACCTCTACCTAATAGTACTTCTAAAGAGTAAAACACCCCTTGTGCATTCTAATTttattggagaaaaaaaatattttttttaaatacaagttACATTTTTCTAGATTAATTAGAAGATATTGAATcagtaaaaaattaacaataaaataaaaataaaataaaagtgcaTGCAATAGttcacaaaaatataaatttgagaGTTAAGACTGGGCTGCAAAAGTTCAGTGTATGGTGTCTGTACTAATAGACCAGAGGTCTGGGCACTAGCATCCCTTTCCATTTTCCAAGCTTACATTTTCAAGAACATTACTTGAcctaataatttatgtgtaaaATCACATATCTTTATGAACTAGTTTTTTTAGTACTCATAAAGTTAAGGCATATTAACTAGTCAATACAAATAAATGTTGTACAAACAAAAAGATTAAGGTTAGGACAAAGTTTACACCCCTCTAGCAGTGATTGGTCGTAGATTGCATTCACACAGTTAATGCCATGTTGATCTGCTGCTGACTGACATTGAATTACTGTTTATGTAATTACTTCTTGTATTATtactacaaaaatatttaatttagttttaatacaactaaag contains the following coding sequences:
- the LOC116003777 gene encoding protein LIGHT-DEPENDENT SHORT HYPOCOTYLS 3-like; amino-acid sequence: MDSFQEVESSNSETNNSHGFSGAVAVGGSSAAATSSRYENQKRRDWNTFGQYLKNHRPPLALSRCSGAHVLEFLRYLDQFGKTKVHTPICPFYGHPNPPAPCPCPLRQAWGSLDALIGRLRAAYEENGGTPETNPFGARAVRLYLREVRDLQSKARGISYEKKKRKRPPQMPAAQPPPPPGEAPRV